The Rhodanobacteraceae bacterium genome window below encodes:
- the surE gene encoding 5'/3'-nucleotidase SurE gives MHVLISNDDGVDAPGIQILAEHLATIGRVSVVAPDRDRSGASNSLTLDQPIRVVQLPDGRYRVAGTPTDCVHLALAGLLDADPAIVVSGINNSANLGDDVLYSGTVAAAMEGRFLGLPAIAVSLVTKDHQGQHYNTAASAAVRIVSRLLEDPLPADTILNVNVPDRPWSDIRGFEVTRLGHRHRSEPCIAQSDPRGRPIYWIGPAGPEQDAGPGTDFHAVRAGYISITPITVDLTRYTALEKVASWVSTL, from the coding sequence ATGCACGTTCTGATCAGCAACGATGATGGCGTAGACGCCCCAGGCATCCAGATTCTGGCTGAACACCTGGCCACAATTGGTCGTGTCAGCGTGGTCGCGCCCGATCGAGACCGCAGCGGCGCCAGCAATTCGCTGACCCTCGATCAGCCGATCCGAGTAGTGCAACTGCCCGACGGGCGCTATCGCGTGGCCGGCACGCCGACCGACTGCGTGCATCTGGCACTGGCGGGACTGCTCGACGCCGATCCGGCCATCGTGGTTTCCGGCATCAACAATTCCGCCAATCTGGGCGATGACGTGCTCTATTCGGGCACGGTCGCCGCGGCCATGGAAGGGCGATTTCTGGGTTTGCCGGCGATTGCCGTGTCGCTGGTCACCAAGGATCATCAGGGCCAGCACTACAACACCGCGGCCAGCGCCGCTGTCAGGATCGTCTCGCGCCTGCTGGAAGATCCGCTGCCGGCCGACACCATTCTCAACGTCAACGTACCCGATCGCCCCTGGAGCGACATCCGGGGATTCGAGGTCACGCGCCTGGGTCATCGTCATCGCTCCGAACCCTGCATCGCCCAGAGCGATCCGCGCGGACGGCCCATCTACTGGATAGGTCCCGCCGGTCCCGAACAGGACGCCGGACCGGGCACCGATTTTCACGCCGTCAGGGCCGGATACATCTCTATCACTCCGATCACCGTGGACCTCACGCGCTACACCGCGCTGGAAAAGGTGGCCAGTTGGGTGAGCACACTGTGA
- a CDS encoding protein-L-isoaspartate(D-aspartate) O-methyltransferase — protein sequence MTSQRARDRLVERLKAQKISDPRVLEVIGRVPRHLFVDEALASRAYEDTALPIGMAQTISQPYVVALMTAALLRDGVPKKVLEIGTGSGYQAAVLAELVPEVHTVERIDELLRQARKRFRHLGYKNIRSKHDDGNIGWRENAPFDALIVTAARDALDPELLSQIEIGGVAVAPLGPAGQQSLIRMVRGTEGWSKENLGAVSFVPLVRGVL from the coding sequence ATGACCTCCCAGCGCGCGCGCGATCGCCTGGTCGAGCGGCTGAAAGCCCAGAAGATCAGCGATCCGCGGGTGCTGGAAGTGATCGGACGTGTGCCGAGACACCTGTTTGTCGATGAGGCGCTGGCCAGTCGCGCCTACGAGGACACGGCGCTGCCCATCGGCATGGCGCAGACCATCTCGCAACCCTACGTCGTGGCCCTGATGACCGCGGCGCTGCTGCGAGACGGCGTGCCGAAGAAGGTGCTCGAGATCGGCACCGGATCGGGCTATCAGGCCGCAGTGCTGGCGGAACTGGTGCCGGAAGTGCATACCGTGGAGCGTATCGATGAATTACTGCGCCAGGCACGTAAACGCTTTCGACATCTGGGGTACAAGAACATCCGTTCGAAACACGACGATGGCAATATCGGGTGGCGTGAGAATGCGCCCTTCGACGCACTGATCGTGACCGCAGCCAGGGACGCACTGGATCCCGAACTGCTGTCGCAGATCGAAATTGGAGGCGTGGCTGTGGCCCCGCTGGGCCCGGCTGGGCAACAAAGTCTGATACGCATGGTTCGGGGGACGGAAGGATGGTCGAAGGAGAATCTGGGCGCGGTGAGCTTCGTTCCGCTGGTGCGAGGCGTGCTGTGA
- a CDS encoding peptidoglycan DD-metalloendopeptidase family protein has protein sequence MYKISVQYGVDYRDLARWNDISAPYTIYPKQVLRVGARSGEAEPVIAATAPKPSTATVSASAPKPPAGADRVGSAAVSSGTQASPGYDANLGVTLPEGAEPISTDPSSTSAPVFQPEVPTVAATAPPAAASAAAQTVTTSATAATTAAAPIASSPAAATAPSAAAATPPASVAAARPSAAGWIWPTSGKVVVTYANGDPTRQGIDIAGELGQPVVAARDGEVVYSGAGLIGYGELVIVKHSPELLSAYGHNRTRLVKEGDKVKAGQTIAEMGKSSSNRVLLHFEVRKNGKPVDPMPLLPAR, from the coding sequence CTGTACAAGATCTCTGTTCAGTACGGGGTGGACTATCGGGATCTGGCGCGCTGGAACGACATCTCTGCGCCGTACACGATCTACCCAAAGCAGGTTCTGCGAGTCGGTGCCCGCAGCGGCGAGGCTGAACCGGTGATCGCAGCCACTGCGCCAAAGCCTTCGACTGCCACCGTCAGCGCATCGGCGCCGAAGCCACCCGCGGGGGCCGATCGTGTGGGTTCAGCCGCCGTTTCGAGCGGCACGCAGGCGTCTCCCGGCTATGATGCCAATCTGGGTGTGACCCTGCCCGAGGGGGCCGAACCGATCTCCACCGACCCAAGTTCGACGAGCGCGCCGGTGTTCCAGCCGGAAGTGCCGACCGTGGCAGCCACCGCGCCGCCCGCCGCGGCCAGCGCCGCCGCCCAGACCGTCACCACCTCCGCGACTGCCGCCACGACTGCTGCTGCACCGATCGCGAGCAGTCCTGCAGCAGCGACAGCACCGTCGGCAGCGGCTGCAACGCCCCCGGCCAGCGTTGCAGCGGCCCGGCCGAGTGCGGCCGGTTGGATCTGGCCCACCAGTGGCAAGGTCGTGGTGACCTACGCCAACGGCGATCCAACTCGGCAGGGCATTGATATTGCAGGGGAATTGGGGCAACCAGTCGTTGCAGCCCGGGATGGTGAAGTGGTCTACAGTGGGGCCGGGCTGATTGGCTATGGCGAGCTGGTGATCGTCAAGCACTCGCCCGAACTGCTGTCTGCTTACGGACATAATCGCACCCGTCTGGTCAAGGAAGGCGACAAGGTCAAGGCCGGCCAGACGATCGCCGAAATGGGCAAGAGCTCCAGCAATCGGGTGCTGCTGCACTTCGAAGTGCGCAAGAACGGCAAGCCGGTCGACCCGATGCCCTTGCTGCCGGCGCGCTGA
- a CDS encoding histone deacetylase, protein MNIYTSDQFVLPLPEGHRFPMSKYRLLREAVERRASGWGAQMLEAPRADDLAVLRVHTPEYLAKVRDGELSPAEQRRIGFPWSPAMAERTRRVSGASMAALETAIRGKRVGINLAGGTHHAFADHGAGYCIFNDSVIAARHVQALGLIERVLIVDLDVHQGNGTAAICQDDPSIYTFSMHGARNYPAVKPRGDLDVELPSGTADGEYLRLLELNLAYAQSRSRAQAVIYLAGADPFEGDKLGLLAISKAGLRRRDQLVFEHCRRYRLPVAVSMAGGYAPDVADIVDIHLATIEAAARLAQSVEEIDGQRPSPA, encoded by the coding sequence ATGAACATCTACACCAGCGATCAATTCGTGCTGCCGCTTCCCGAGGGACATCGCTTTCCGATGTCCAAGTATCGGCTGCTGCGCGAAGCGGTTGAGCGGAGGGCGTCGGGGTGGGGCGCGCAGATGCTGGAGGCCCCACGTGCCGATGATCTTGCGGTGCTGCGCGTGCACACGCCAGAGTACCTGGCCAAGGTGCGCGATGGCGAGCTCAGCCCTGCCGAGCAACGCCGCATCGGCTTTCCGTGGTCGCCGGCCATGGCCGAGCGCACCCGACGGGTGTCCGGCGCCAGCATGGCGGCCCTGGAGACTGCGATTCGGGGCAAGAGAGTCGGCATCAACCTGGCCGGTGGCACCCATCATGCCTTTGCCGACCACGGCGCCGGTTACTGCATCTTCAATGACAGTGTCATCGCGGCGCGACACGTGCAGGCCCTGGGCTTGATCGAGCGGGTGTTGATCGTCGATCTGGACGTGCACCAGGGCAACGGCACGGCAGCGATCTGTCAGGACGATCCGAGCATCTACACTTTCTCGATGCATGGTGCCCGCAATTACCCGGCCGTCAAGCCGCGCGGCGACCTCGACGTGGAGCTGCCGAGCGGCACCGCCGACGGCGAGTACCTGCGCCTGCTGGAACTCAATCTGGCCTATGCCCAGTCCCGATCACGCGCCCAGGCCGTCATCTACCTGGCAGGCGCCGATCCTTTCGAGGGCGACAAACTCGGCCTGCTGGCCATCAGCAAGGCCGGTTTGCGGCGGCGTGACCAGCTGGTGTTCGAGCATTGTCGACGATATCGGCTGCCGGTAGCCGTCAGCATGGCCGGCGGCTACGCGCCGGATGTGGCCGATATCGTCGACATTCACCTGGCGACCATCGAAGCGGCTGCGCGGTTGGCACAATCGGTCGAGGAGATCGACGGTCAGCGACCGTCGCCCGCATAG
- a CDS encoding sel1 repeat family protein, translated as MKQLHPIVAAIALSIGACAAAQAANSAPDPAHVAAASEGFLQYHPDLRWRKEGLGHYEDGRLDLALEALKRSARYADKGSQALVAEMYWKGEGTPVDRAAAYAWMDLAAERGYKDFLAVREHYWSELSPEEQKRALEIGQQVYADYGDEVAKPRLEKTINKGRRGTTGSRTGFKGALTVLLPGNGNWISLDAEQYYSDKFWQPEQYFEWQDQLWQEPYRGRVEVGAVTTEDASESSARE; from the coding sequence ATGAAGCAGCTCCATCCGATCGTCGCTGCCATCGCCTTGAGTATCGGCGCCTGTGCGGCTGCACAGGCCGCCAATTCGGCACCCGACCCTGCCCATGTGGCGGCGGCTTCAGAGGGTTTTCTGCAGTATCACCCGGACCTGCGCTGGCGCAAGGAGGGGCTGGGCCACTACGAGGATGGTCGCCTGGATCTGGCGCTGGAAGCCCTCAAGCGCTCGGCGCGCTATGCCGACAAGGGCTCACAGGCGCTGGTGGCCGAGATGTACTGGAAGGGCGAAGGCACGCCCGTGGACCGGGCCGCGGCCTATGCCTGGATGGATCTGGCGGCTGAACGCGGCTACAAGGATTTCCTCGCGGTGCGTGAGCACTACTGGTCCGAGCTCAGCCCCGAAGAACAGAAGCGGGCGCTGGAGATTGGTCAGCAGGTCTATGCCGACTACGGTGACGAGGTGGCCAAGCCGCGCCTGGAGAAGACCATCAACAAGGGTCGCCGCGGCACCACCGGCAGCCGCACCGGCTTCAAGGGCGCACTCACCGTGCTGCTGCCGGGCAATGGCAACTGGATCAGTCTCGATGCCGAACAGTATTACAGCGACAAGTTCTGGCAGCCCGAGCAGTACTTCGAGTGGCAGGATCAGCTGTGGCAGGAGCCCTACCGCGGCCGCGTGGAAGTGGGGGCAGTGACCACCGAGGACGCGTCGGAGTCGTCGGCGCGGGAATAG
- a CDS encoding peptidoglycan -binding protein: MSTLASRRRRSIDFWPGFVDALSSLLMVLVFVLMIFTIGQFVLSDALSGRDKALAALNLELAQLAKTLSMEKEAKLKAENSIQELSASLASTSGERDALRLNLDSTSATLTQTQAQLEGSEAEVAKLTADINALAELRRQLESEIASKLAELEENQNKLATQTELSAKSAAQVELLNRQMAALRTQLAELSSALDLAKAQAKAKDVRIEELGKELNLALANKVNELQRYRSDFFGKLRTILGNRSDIQIVGDRFVVQSELLFGSGSDELTPAAQQRLDQLAQTLKEVTAEIPKDIDWVLRIDGHTDKRPINTARFPSNWELSTARAVAIVKHLVVSGIPAHRLAANGFGEFQPLDPADTPVAYAINRRIEIQLTNR; encoded by the coding sequence ATGAGCACCCTCGCCTCCCGTCGCCGCCGTTCGATCGATTTCTGGCCGGGCTTTGTCGACGCCCTGAGCTCGCTGTTGATGGTGCTGGTGTTCGTGCTGATGATCTTCACCATCGGTCAGTTCGTGCTGTCTGATGCGCTCAGCGGCCGCGACAAGGCTCTGGCCGCGCTGAATCTGGAACTGGCGCAGCTGGCCAAGACCTTGTCGATGGAAAAGGAGGCAAAGCTCAAGGCCGAGAACTCCATCCAGGAACTCTCGGCCTCGCTGGCCAGTACCAGCGGCGAGCGCGATGCCCTGCGGCTCAATCTGGACAGCACCAGCGCCACGCTGACCCAGACCCAGGCCCAGTTGGAAGGCAGCGAAGCCGAAGTCGCGAAACTGACTGCCGACATCAACGCGCTGGCCGAACTGCGGCGGCAGCTGGAAAGCGAGATCGCCTCGAAGTTGGCGGAGTTGGAGGAAAATCAGAACAAACTCGCCACTCAGACCGAGCTTTCGGCCAAGTCGGCCGCCCAGGTGGAGTTGCTGAACCGGCAGATGGCCGCGCTGCGCACCCAATTGGCCGAATTGTCCTCGGCGCTGGATCTGGCCAAGGCCCAGGCCAAAGCCAAGGATGTGCGCATCGAAGAGCTGGGCAAGGAGTTGAACCTCGCGCTGGCGAACAAGGTCAACGAGTTGCAGCGCTACCGTTCCGATTTCTTCGGCAAGCTGCGCACCATTCTCGGCAACCGCAGCGATATCCAGATCGTCGGCGACCGCTTCGTGGTGCAATCGGAGCTGCTGTTCGGCTCCGGCAGTGACGAGCTGACCCCGGCCGCGCAACAGCGCCTGGATCAGCTGGCGCAAACGCTGAAGGAAGTCACCGCCGAGATCCCCAAGGACATCGACTGGGTGCTGCGCATTGACGGCCATACCGACAAGCGCCCGATCAATACCGCACGATTTCCGTCGAATTGGGAACTGTCCACGGCCCGCGCCGTCGCCATCGTCAAACATCTGGTGGTCTCCGGCATCCCGGCCCACCGACTGGCGGCGAACGGTTTCGGTGAGTTCCAGCCGCTGGATCCGGCTGACACACCTGTGGCCTACGCCATCAACCGACGTATCGAGATTCAGTTGACGAATCGGTAG
- a CDS encoding flagellar motor protein MotA, producing MSKPNRALVWMLGFLGLVVAVCVLLIGPLLSAFSATPAFNGVIIAVFLVGVLANLRQVSRLQHEVDWITHFRRSNPERGHAPPVLLAPMAQMLARSDRRPLTLSTASMRSILDSVHLRLEEQRDLSRYLVGLLIFLGLLGTFWGLLRTIGSVGEIIGGMTAGGDAVAMFEILKTRLQEPLSGMATSFSTSLFGLAGSLVLGFLDLQSGRTSNRFYTELEDWLSGMTKLSSGGGMAVEGDTSVPAYVQALLEQTADGLERMQRAIVDSERERRASAEQLSVLNAQLGKLSELLARESRGISELAHSQQDLRAAVQTIAQSAGGGHQLSDELRAEFRLLTRTIAAAMDHKRPS from the coding sequence ATGAGCAAACCGAATCGTGCCCTGGTGTGGATGCTGGGCTTCCTGGGACTGGTGGTGGCGGTCTGCGTACTGCTGATAGGACCCTTGCTGTCAGCGTTTTCGGCCACACCGGCCTTCAACGGCGTCATCATCGCCGTGTTTCTGGTGGGTGTGCTGGCCAATCTGCGGCAGGTGTCGCGACTTCAGCACGAGGTCGACTGGATCACGCACTTTCGCCGCTCCAATCCGGAGCGCGGGCATGCCCCGCCGGTGCTGCTGGCGCCGATGGCGCAGATGCTGGCGCGCAGCGATCGGCGCCCGCTGACACTCTCGACCGCTTCGATGCGCTCGATCCTGGACAGCGTGCACCTGCGCCTGGAAGAGCAGCGCGATCTGTCGCGCTATCTGGTGGGCCTGCTGATCTTCCTGGGATTGCTGGGCACCTTCTGGGGTTTGCTGCGCACCATTGGATCGGTCGGCGAAATCATCGGTGGCATGACCGCCGGCGGCGACGCCGTCGCCATGTTCGAGATCCTGAAGACGCGACTGCAGGAACCGCTGTCCGGCATGGCGACCAGTTTCTCGACCTCGCTTTTCGGTCTAGCTGGTTCGCTGGTACTGGGCTTTCTCGACCTGCAATCCGGGCGCACCTCCAATCGCTTCTACACCGAGCTGGAAGACTGGCTTTCGGGCATGACCAAGCTCAGCAGCGGCGGCGGCATGGCGGTCGAGGGCGATACTTCGGTGCCGGCCTATGTGCAGGCGCTGCTGGAGCAGACTGCCGATGGTCTGGAACGCATGCAGCGGGCGATCGTCGACAGCGAGCGCGAGCGCCGCGCCAGCGCCGAACAATTGAGTGTGCTCAATGCCCAGCTCGGCAAGCTCAGCGAGCTGCTGGCGCGGGAATCGCGCGGCATCAGCGAATTGGCCCATTCGCAGCAGGATCTTCGCGCCGCAGTGCAGACCATTGCCCAATCGGCCGGCGGCGGCCATCAGCTCAGCGATGAACTGCGGGCCGAGTTCCGGCTGCTGACGCGCACCATCGCCGCGGCCATGGATCACAAGCGGCCGTCATGA
- a CDS encoding beta-propeller fold lactonase family protein codes for MPGLMNALFRVCLLALLLSAIASSAALAAARAYMPNSGDGSISVIDTSTRAVIATIPTDSVASGIAISSDGLRVYVANVRGLLVIDAATNKPVGQLDSPFSRAAAVSADGTAVYLSGDSGFAAYDSTTLSFINGVSTVGANNITLSPDGTRAYLSYPNFALVAVNLNTWAPGSPWSWTDCLHPVDAAVSPDGSSLRITCEMPSTFVTVNLATLMITDMLPLQSAPSELAVSSDGSLAYIATPAANAVVVVDTSGTPAVLDTISVGAAPSSLSLTKEGDQLYVSNTLDNTVSVIDTATRNVIDTIAVGPAPRVHGDFIGPNEFLLLNGFE; via the coding sequence ATGCCCGGATTGATGAACGCCTTGTTCCGAGTCTGCCTGTTGGCACTACTGTTATCGGCCATCGCGTCATCGGCCGCCCTTGCTGCGGCCAGGGCCTACATGCCCAACAGCGGAGACGGAAGCATCTCCGTCATCGATACCAGCACCCGCGCCGTGATCGCCACCATCCCCACCGACTCCGTGGCCAGCGGTATTGCCATCAGTTCCGATGGACTGCGGGTCTACGTCGCGAATGTGCGCGGTCTGCTGGTCATTGATGCGGCTACCAACAAGCCCGTGGGTCAGTTGGACAGCCCCTTCTCCCGGGCCGCGGCTGTCAGCGCCGACGGCACCGCCGTCTATCTGTCTGGCGACAGTGGATTTGCAGCCTACGACTCGACCACGCTGTCCTTCATCAATGGCGTTTCGACCGTGGGCGCGAACAACATCACGCTGTCGCCGGACGGCACACGGGCCTATCTCTCCTACCCGAACTTCGCGCTGGTCGCCGTCAACCTCAACACCTGGGCGCCTGGCAGTCCGTGGAGCTGGACGGACTGTCTGCATCCCGTCGATGCCGCCGTGAGCCCCGACGGGAGTTCGCTCCGCATCACCTGCGAAATGCCATCGACCTTCGTCACAGTCAACCTGGCGACACTCATGATCACTGACATGCTGCCCTTGCAGAGTGCCCCCAGTGAACTGGCCGTGAGCTCCGATGGCAGCCTGGCCTACATCGCCACGCCCGCGGCAAATGCAGTTGTGGTGGTCGATACCAGTGGCACACCTGCGGTGCTCGACACCATCAGCGTCGGCGCCGCCCCCAGCAGCCTCTCACTGACGAAGGAAGGCGACCAGCTCTATGTCAGCAACACGCTGGACAACACGGTATCGGTGATTGACACGGCGACGCGCAACGTCATCGACACCATCGCCGTTGGCCCCGCACCGCGTGTCCACGGTGACTTCATCGGCCCGAACGAGTTTCTGTTGCTGAACGGATTCGAGTAG